In Pseudomonadota bacterium, a single genomic region encodes these proteins:
- a CDS encoding ribbon-helix-helix protein, CopG family: MSDLDGRAVRNVSVRLPEATFDAVVSVARVDGITMGEVIRRAIADYAAARKESPDWTAKVQQLQQQLELLLPPDLPAERTVSNR; this comes from the coding sequence ATGTCCGATTTGGACGGTCGCGCAGTCCGGAATGTTTCGGTGCGTCTCCCCGAAGCGACTTTCGACGCGGTTGTGTCCGTTGCCCGAGTCGACGGGATCACAATGGGCGAGGTCATTCGTCGAGCTATCGCCGACTATGCCGCGGCTCGCAAGGAGTCGCCCGACTGGACGGCGAAGGTCCAGCAGCTCCAGCAGCAGCTTGAGCTCCTGCTACCGCCGGACCTCCCTGCCGAGCGGACGGTATCCAACCGCTAG